The Eubacterium sp. MSJ-33 genomic sequence TTGCAATCTCCACTGCCTCTTTGATCAGCTTATCCAGTGTATTTGCATGCTCCATAGCATCTAAGATTACCTTACCGTCGATGTCATCCCAAGGAGTTGTGATGATGGCTGCATCCTTGTTATGCTCACGCAGCATGGCAACGGTATCGCTTACCTTCTTCTCCGGTACATTCTGTGTACGGGAAAGAACGATGGTCCCTGCACTTTCCACCTGATTGTTAAAGAACTCCCCGAAGTTCTTCATATACATCTTGCACTTTGCCACATCAACAACGGTTGTTGCACTGTTAATCACAACATCGGCATCCTGCTTTGCATCTTCAACTGCCTTCATAACATCTGACAGCTTGCCAACGCCGGATGGCTCAATAATTACACGGTCCGGTGCATAATCCACGATTACCTTCTTCAACGCTGTACCAAAATCTCCGACAAGGGAACAGCAGATACATCCGGAATTCATCTCTGTGACTTCCACACCTGCATCCTTCATGAATCCACCATCAATACCAATCTCACCAAACTCATTTTCAATCAATACAAGCTTCTCGCCCTGATATGCCTCAGCAATCAGCTTCTTAATCAATGTTGTCTTACCTGCACCTAAAAATCCTGAAAGAATATCAATCTTTGTCATCTCTATTGCCTCCTAAAAAACATTTCTTTTTTGTCAACTTTATATAATAGCACATTTCCATTATTTTTTCCATATGCTATACATCCTTATTCTTCAAGGTCACTTCCATCTGGTCAAACGGAATCTCAATACCCTGCGCATCAAATGCATACTTAATGGCTTCCTGGATCTCCCATTTTGCCTTCCAATAATTTTCTGTCGCTACCATACAACGGACACCCATCTTGATACTACTATCTCCGAAGGAATCCACAAACACATCAACTTCCTTCGTCTTATCATAATACTGGTTTTCCGTCACAACCTGATACAATGTATCCTTTACTTTCTTCAAATCCGAATTATAGGCTACGCCGACCGCGATATCCAGTTTTCTTGTTCCTGCCGCTGTCACATTGACAATCGAATGAGACGTAATATTTCCGTTCGGAATCACAACAATCCGGTTGTCATACGTCTGCAGCTTCGTATAGAAGATGTCAATTGACACAACCATACCTTCACACTGCTTGTCATTCTCGATGATGTAATCGCCGACTCGAAACGGTTTCAATATAAGTATCAGGACGCCACCTGCGAAGTTTGCCAGACTGCCCTGCAGTGCAAGACCGATTGCCAGACTGGCGGTACCAAGAATCGTGACTAACGATGTTACCTGGAATCCGACAATAGACGCAGCCGTAATAAATACAATGGCATAAAATGTGAATTTAATCAGTGACAGCAGAAATGATGCAACACTTTCCTCCATGCTTGATTTTTTGAAGGATTTGCGTATCATCTTCACGATCAGCTTCGACAGCTTCATCCCAATATACATGCACAGGATTGCAAGCAATAGCTGAAACCCTTTGTTTAATGCCCAGTCTCCAAGCTTATTGAGATATTCTTCAAGCTTAGACGGTTCAATCTCCTTGATGTCTTCCAAACAAGACCCTCCTTTTATGTTTCATTTTTGTTCATATAAGTAAATATTCATTTATCCCGAAAACTTCACAAGCTGCCCTTCTCACGAAGGACAGCCTGTTTCATCTTAATTATTTGCCGATTTTCTTTTTAAATACGCTGATAGAAAGGGGTGGTACGGTAACGGATATATAATGTTCCTGTCCGTCACACTCTGCTTTCTTCGCCTGTTTCACTGTCTTGTTATTTCTGCCCTCGCCACCATAACGGCTGTTATCGCTGGAGAAAATCTCCTGCCATCTTCCGCCGGATGGAGTAGCAAGCTTATATGCCTTGTGTTCCATCGGTGTGAAGTTACAGATGATCAAAAGCGTATCGCTCTCCTTCTTACCTTTTCTAACATAAGAAAGAAGGCTTGTATTTGCACTATTACAGTTGATCCATGTGAATCCTTCCGGAGAAGAATCGAGTTCATACAGTGCCGGTTCTGTCTTATAAAGCTCATTTAATTCCTTGACATACCCCTGCATAAATACATGTGCATCAAACTCGAACAGTGACCAGTCTACTTCTGCATTCTCGTTGAACTCTGCAAACTGTGCAATCTCCTGTCCCATAAACAGAAGCTTCTTACCCGGATGTGTCATCATATACCCATATGCTACACGCAGATTCGAGAATTTATCTTCGTATCCTCCCGGCATCTTCGCAATCATAGATCCTTTCTCATGAACAACCTCGTCATGGGAAAGTACGAGAATAAATTTCTCACTGTATGCATATACCATACTGAACGTCAAATCGTTGTGATGATATTTGCGGTACAACGGATCAAGCTTCATATAGTTCAGGAAATCATTCATCCAGCCCATATTCCACTTGTAATCAAATCCAAGTCCGCCAGCCTCAACCGGATGCGTCATCATCGGCCATGCCGTTGACTCCTCCGCAATCATGATAACACCCTTGTGCAGCTCATGCATCTTACTATTGACTTCCTTAATGAAATCAATTGCTTCGAGATTCTCATTACCTCCATAGATGTTCGGCAGCCACTCACCATCGCCGCGTCCATAATCGAGATACAGCATCGATGCGACCGCGTCAATGCGGATACCATCGATATGATATTTTTCAGCCCAGTAAAGTGCATTTGCAACTAAGAAATTCCGAACTTCATTGCGTCCGTAATTGTATATATACGTACCCCAGTGTGGGTGTTCGCCACGCCGTGGGTCCTCATGCTCATACAGTGCTGTACCGTCAAATCTGCCAAGTCCATGCTCGTCCTTCGGGAAATGTGCCGGTACCCAGTCTAAAATCACGCCGATTCCCTTGCTGTGCAGATAATCCACAAAATACATGAAGTCTGCCGGCGAACCATAACGGGATGTCGGTGCATAATATCCGGTTACCTGATATCCCCAGGACGGATCATACGGATGCTCCATGATTGGCATCAGCTCAACATAATTATAATTCATCATCAACAGATAATCTGCAAGCAGGCTTGCAATATCGCGGTAATTATAAAACTCTCTGCCATCGGTCGGGCGCTTCCAGGAGCCAAGATGCATCTCATAGATTGCCATCGGCTGTGCGTCTGTATCTTTCGTCTCCCGCTTCTCCATCCATGCGGTATCTTTCCACTTATAGGAAATATCCACGATACGGGATGCATTTGCCGGACGGACCTCGTTGCTGAACGCATACGGATCACTCTTCATGAATACCTGTCCGGACTTTGCCTTAATCTCATACTTGTAGATCTCACCAACGAGCTTACCCGGGATAAACAACTCATAAATACCGGAATAATCCAGTTTCCGCATCGGATGTCGTCTGCCATCCCAGTTGTTGAAATTACCAACCACCGATACACGGTCTGCGTTCGGTGCCCATACAGCAAAGAGCACACCTTCCACGCCATCGACGGTCATTGGATGTGCACCCATCTTTTCATAGATGCTGTAATGTTTTCCCTCGTTGAACAAACTGATATCAATCGGATCAATCACCGGTTCAAACACATACGGATCAAAGTATGTCACTTCGTCACCGTTGTCAAACCGGACGTTTAATTTATATTCAAACGGTTTCTTATCTTTAATTACCACAGAGAAAAATCCCGGCACACGCTCCGATACAAGTGTGTACTTCTTTCTTGTGGACACTTCAATGGCATTTACAACCTTTGCACCCGGCAGATATGCATTGATATACAAATCATCAATACACTCATGCATACCAAGAATATGATGTGGGTTGTTGTGAATACCCTGGACCAAAGCATCGACTTCCATCCAGTTTATAGCAAAAACTGCCTTTCTTTTGGACATGTCAAATGTGTCTCCTCTCTACAATTTATGAATGAAGATTCCACTTCTTAGCTTTGGTTCAAACCATGTTGACTTCGGCGGCATCAACCGCTTCGCATCAGCTACTGCAAAAAGCTCTTCGATGGATGTCGGATACATCGAAAATGCCAGTTTCATATCGCTGTTTGCGCGTCGTTCCAACTCTGCAAGGCCGCGGATTCCTCCGATAAAATCGATTCTTTTATCTGTTCTCGGATCTTCGATTCCTAGCACCGGCGCCAGCAGATAATCCTGTAAGATTGAGACATCCAGACCATCGACCGGATCTTCGGATAGTATGTGTGACTTGGCACGTAATTTATACCATGCACCATCGAGATACATGCCAAATGTTGCTTTTTCCTCTGGCTGATACGCATCAGCAACCGGCTCCACCTCAAAATCTGCCTTGATTTTCTCCATAAATGTCTCTGCTGTATAGCCGTTTAAGTCGCGTACGACACGGTTATATGGCAAAATCTTCAACTGGTCATGTGGAAACAGAACCGACAGGAAAAAATTGTATTCTTCCTCTCCGGTATGATTTGGATTTGCATTTCTGCGCTTGATTCCAACCTTTACCGCCGATGCCGCCCTGTGATGTCCATCCGCAATATAAATCTGTGACATCTCAGAAAATGCATGCTCAATTGCCACGATATCTGCTGCGTCTGTCACCAGCCACACGCGATGTGTGATTCCATCCTCAGAGACAAAATCATTCTCTGCCGGACGAGCCTTGATCTTTTCCACAATTGCATCAATCACCGTCTGTGCACGGTATGCAAGAAAAATCGGACCCGTCTGCGCATTGCATGTATCCACATGTGTGATACGATCAATTTCCTTATCTTCCCGTGTATTCTCATGTTTCATGATAACCCCGGATTCATAATCCTCGATGGACGCACATGCCACAATTCCGGTCTGTGCTCTTCCATCCATCACCAACTCATATAAATAATACATCGGGACCGTATCTTCCACGTAATCACCACGCTCAATCATGCTATCCAGCAATTGCTTTGCTTTCTCATATACGCACGGTGCATAAATATCCACACTGTCATCAAACGCTGTCTCCGCACGGTCAATACGCAGGAATGATAAAGGTTTTTCCTCCACTGCTTTTTTTGCTTCTTCCCGGTTATATACATCATATGGCAACGCTGCAACTTCACTGACAATTTCTTTTCTCGGTCTATACGCTTTAAAAGGTTTAATAATTGCCATGTATCTTCTCCTCTAAGTATCGCCTCTGCCTCCCACGGACAGTTTTATCCGCGGATTGCCTTCACTGCTGCATCGATAGACTTCTTGTAATCTTCCTCGGAAGAATTGTTGAACACAAACAACTCAGGAATATTATCCGGCTGTTTAAAGTTCTGTGTTGCGATATATTCATCCCAATGAGCAAGCTTCCATGCATCACGGTCAGACGCACGCTTAATCATACGCTCATGGCATACTTCCACATCTGTATGTACCCATACTACGAATAATTCTGCATCTTTTTCCTTTAACTTTGCACGAAGATTGTCAAGATATTCGTTATCACGAATCTCGTCTGTAAACGGTGCATTAATTAAAACAGTATCATTGTACTCCAATGCTTCAAATGCAAAATCAAGAACAGCATAATACTCGTAATCACGAATCTCTCTCTGGAAGAAATCAGATGAACGGTTGTACTCTTCTCCAGCAACCTTGAAAATCTGCTTAGACAATACAATTAATGTATCCTTGTCGAGATATACGCAGTTTGGAAGTGCTTTTGCTAGCTTACGTGAAATAAATGTCTTGCCGCAAGCAGGTGGTGAAGTTACTAAAATCAATTTCTTCATGGTTGATGCCTCCTATATATGTACATTAAAATTCTCTATATGTTCTACTCTGTATGCCATGCATACAATAAGAACCTAATTATTTCAATATTACCACAAAAGAAAAGAACAAACAAGCATTTCCATTCCGTTTCGCCATGAAAAATGTCTGTTTGTTCTTTTTATTAATTTTATTTACTTCTTACGCAATCGCATAAATTATTTCTTTGTGATATATCCCTGTGCCTTGAGAAGCTCTGCACATAACACAGCACCACCTGCGGCGCCCCGAACCGTGTTGTGGGAAAGTCCGACAAACTTCCAGTCATAAACAGAATCCTCACGGATACGTCCAACAGAAATACCCATGCCATTCTCATAATCTACATCCAGAGTAACCTGTGGACGGTTATCCTCTTCCATATAACGGATGAACTGCTTCGGAGCACTCGGAAGTCCAAGTTCCTGCGGAACGCCCTTGTAAGACTCCAGCTTCTCGATCAGCTGTTCCTTCGTTGGGTTCTTCTTGAACTTTACAAATACGGCTGCTGTATGTCCGTTCAATACCGGTACACGGATACACTGGCATGTGATGATCGGGCTTGTCGCAGGAACGATTTCACCCTTCTCCTCATCAATATGTCCCCAGATGCGAAGTGGTTCTTTCTCAGATTTTTCTTCCTCGCCACCGATAAATGGAATAATATTTCCAACCATTTCCGGCCAGTCCTTGAATGTCTTTCCTGCTCCGGAGATTGCCTGATAGGTTGTTGCAACAACCTCATATGGTTCAAATTCCTTCCATGCGGTAAGCACCGGTGCGTAAGACTGGATGGAGCAGTTCGGCTTTACTGCTACGAAACCTCTGGTTGTACCAAGACGTTTCTTCTGGAACTCGATGACCTTCATATGCTCCGGGTTGATTTCAGGAACTACCATCGGTACGTCCGGAGTCCAGCGGTGAGCGCTGTTGTTTGAGACAACCGGTGTCTCTGTCTTCGCATATGCATCCTCGATTGCCTTGATCTCGTCCTTGGACATATCAACCGCACTGAATACGAAATCAACGGTAGAAGCAACCTCTTCTACTTCGTTTACATTGTGTACGATCAGCTTCTTAACAGCTTCCGGCATCGGTGTATCCATCTTCCAACGATCACCAACTGCCTCTTCGTAAGTCTTGCCTGCACTACGTGGGCTGGCTGCAACTGTCACAACCTCAAACCATGGATGGTTCTCAAGAAGTGAAATAAATCTCTGTCCAACCATACCGGTTGCGCCAAGAATACCTACCTTTAACTTATCACTCATTTTATTATCCTCCAACTCCTGTTTACTGAATTACACGTACTTTCAATACGCCATCGATACTTGAAATAGACTTTACAGTATCTTCATCTGCCTTCTCAGAAATATCAAATACCGAGTAAGCATAATCACCTTTCGACTTGCTTACCATGTCAGACACATTGATACCCTTGGAAGCAAATGCACCAGTAAACTGCGTGATCATATTCGGAATATTCTTGTGACATACACAAACTCTTGCTGCTTCCGAACACTTGCCGGCATCGCAAGCCGGATAGTTTACGGAATTTTTGATGTTACCATTCTCAACGAAATCCACGATTTCCTTCACTGCCATCACTGCGCAGTTGTCTTCGGATTCCTCTGTCGATGCGCCAAGGTGTGGCAATGTAATTACGTTATCAACTCCGGCAATCTTCGCATTTGGGAAATCTGTTACATACTTTGCAACCTTTCCGCTTGCAAGTGCCTCAATCATGTCGTCGTCATTTACAAGAATATCTCTTGCAAAGTTCAGGACCTTCACGCCATCCTTCATCATGGCAAATGCATCCTTATTGATCATGCCCTTCGTAGAATCAAGGGCCGGTACATGTACAGTAATGTAATCACACTCTTTGTAAATATCTTCAACATTCTTGATGTGTTTTACATGGCTTGAAAGTCTCCATGCTGCATCGACAGAGACATATGGATCATAGCCATATACTTCCATACCAAGTCGGAAAGCAATGTTTGCGACCTTGGCACCGATCGCACCAAGACCGATAACTCCGAGCTTCTTACCCATGATCTCACAGCCGGCATAGTGTTTCTTCTGCTTCTCGACTGTCTTAGCAATATTCTCATCCGATGCATTCTCCTTTACCCAGTTATAACCACCCATCAGATCTCTGGATGCGAGCAAAAGTCCTGCGATCACAAGTTCCTTTACACCGTTTGCATTGGCGCCCGGTGTGTTGAATACAACGATTCCCTTATCTGCGCACTTGTCAAGCGGGATGTTGTTGACACCTGCACCTGCACGTGCAATTGCAAGCAGATTATCGGAAAGCTCTAAATCATGCATCGCTGCACTTCTGACAAGTACCGCGTCTGCTGCTGCAAAATCATCTACTACTTCATATGTATCATTGAACAAATCCATACCACAGGCTGCGATCGGATTCAAGCAATTAATCTTAGCCATTTTCTTCTCTCCCTTATTATGAGTTCTTCTCCTCGAAGTCCTTCATGAATGCAACTAACTTCTCAACACCCTCGATTGGCATTGCGTTGTAGATACTTGCACGCATACCACCGACTGTTCTGTGTCCCTTCAGATTTACAAAACCTGCGGCTGTTGCTTCCTTTACGAACTTGGCATCAAGTTCTTCGTCGCCAGTTACGAACGGAACATTCATCAGGGAACGATCTTCCTTCACAACAGTTCCGCGGAACATCTTAGAAGAATCCAGGAAATCATACAGGATAGCTGCCTTCTTCTCGTTGTGAATCTTCATAGCGGAAAGTCCACCCATTTCTTTTACCCACTTGAACACCAGACCACAGATGTAAATACCGTAGCATGGAGGTGTGTTGTATAAGCTGTCGTTATCTGCCTGTGTCTTGTACTTAAGCATGGTCGGGCAGTAAGTTGGAACATCATCACGGATCAGATCCTCACGGATGATTACAACAACGACACCAGCCGGTCCTACGTTCTTCTGTACTCCAAAGTAGATCAGTCCATAGTCAGACACATTGACTGGCTGTGACAGAATATCGGAAGACATATCAGCAACAAGGATCTTGCCCTTTGTGTTTGGAAGCTTCTTGTAAGTAGTTCCGTAAATTGTATTGTTATGGCAGATATACACATAATCTGCATCCTCAGAAATCGGAAGGTCAGAGCAATCCGGAATATAGCTGAAGGTCTTGTCAGCTGACGATGCAACAATATTTACCTTTCCGTACTTTTTTGCTTCTTCGCTTGCCTTCTTTGCCCACTGACCGGTAATAATATAGTCAGCGACACCGTTTTTCATCAGGTTCATAGGAATTGCTGCAAACTGCTGTGATGCGCCGCCCTGCAGGAACAATACCTTGTAATTATCCGGAATATCCATCAGATCACGAAGGTCTTTTTCTGCTTCTTTGATGATGTTATCATACACTTTCGAGCGATGACTCATCTCCATTACGCTCATGCCGGAACCTTTGTAATCCAGCATCTCATCTGCTGCCTGCTTCAACACTACTTCCGGTAATACGGAAGGACCTGCTGAAAAGTTAAATACTCTTGCCATTTTTCCTCTTCCTCCTACTTATTATCTAAATCCTGCTGGTCAAAACAGGTTTCCAAAGCTGCTCCTGCAGCAACCATTGGCCATACCTTATCATCCTTACCGATGATACAATCAATCACAACCGGCTTATTTAATTCGATTGCCTGCTTCATGGCATCCTCAAACTCCTGAAGATTTGTAGCTCTAAAACCAGTCGCTCCAAGTGCATCCGCTACCTTCACGAAGTCAACCGAATCATCTAAGATTGTATTCGAATAACGCTTATCGTAGAACAATGTCTGCCACTGAC encodes the following:
- the serC gene encoding 3-phosphoserine/phosphohydroxythreonine transaminase, translated to MARVFNFSAGPSVLPEVVLKQAADEMLDYKGSGMSVMEMSHRSKVYDNIIKEAEKDLRDLMDIPDNYKVLFLQGGASQQFAAIPMNLMKNGVADYIITGQWAKKASEEAKKYGKVNIVASSADKTFSYIPDCSDLPISEDADYVYICHNNTIYGTTYKKLPNTKGKILVADMSSDILSQPVNVSDYGLIYFGVQKNVGPAGVVVVIIREDLIRDDVPTYCPTMLKYKTQADNDSLYNTPPCYGIYICGLVFKWVKEMGGLSAMKIHNEKKAAILYDFLDSSKMFRGTVVKEDRSLMNVPFVTGDEELDAKFVKEATAAGFVNLKGHRTVGGMRASIYNAMPIEGVEKLVAFMKDFEEKNS
- a CDS encoding DUF1015 domain-containing protein; this translates as MAIIKPFKAYRPRKEIVSEVAALPYDVYNREEAKKAVEEKPLSFLRIDRAETAFDDSVDIYAPCVYEKAKQLLDSMIERGDYVEDTVPMYYLYELVMDGRAQTGIVACASIEDYESGVIMKHENTREDKEIDRITHVDTCNAQTGPIFLAYRAQTVIDAIVEKIKARPAENDFVSEDGITHRVWLVTDAADIVAIEHAFSEMSQIYIADGHHRAASAVKVGIKRRNANPNHTGEEEYNFFLSVLFPHDQLKILPYNRVVRDLNGYTAETFMEKIKADFEVEPVADAYQPEEKATFGMYLDGAWYKLRAKSHILSEDPVDGLDVSILQDYLLAPVLGIEDPRTDKRIDFIGGIRGLAELERRANSDMKLAFSMYPTSIEELFAVADAKRLMPPKSTWFEPKLRSGIFIHKL
- the asd gene encoding aspartate-semialdehyde dehydrogenase, which codes for MSDKLKVGILGATGMVGQRFISLLENHPWFEVVTVAASPRSAGKTYEEAVGDRWKMDTPMPEAVKKLIVHNVNEVEEVASTVDFVFSAVDMSKDEIKAIEDAYAKTETPVVSNNSAHRWTPDVPMVVPEINPEHMKVIEFQKKRLGTTRGFVAVKPNCSIQSYAPVLTAWKEFEPYEVVATTYQAISGAGKTFKDWPEMVGNIIPFIGGEEEKSEKEPLRIWGHIDEEKGEIVPATSPIITCQCIRVPVLNGHTAAVFVKFKKNPTKEQLIEKLESYKGVPQELGLPSAPKQFIRYMEEDNRPQVTLDVDYENGMGISVGRIREDSVYDWKFVGLSHNTVRGAAGGAVLCAELLKAQGYITKK
- a CDS encoding mechanosensitive ion channel family protein; this translates as MEDIKEIEPSKLEEYLNKLGDWALNKGFQLLLAILCMYIGMKLSKLIVKMIRKSFKKSSMEESVASFLLSLIKFTFYAIVFITAASIVGFQVTSLVTILGTASLAIGLALQGSLANFAGGVLILILKPFRVGDYIIENDKQCEGMVVSIDIFYTKLQTYDNRIVVIPNGNITSHSIVNVTAAGTRKLDIAVGVAYNSDLKKVKDTLYQVVTENQYYDKTKEVDVFVDSFGDSSIKMGVRCMVATENYWKAKWEIQEAIKYAFDAQGIEIPFDQMEVTLKNKDV
- the glgB gene encoding 1,4-alpha-glucan branching protein GlgB; protein product: MSKRKAVFAINWMEVDALVQGIHNNPHHILGMHECIDDLYINAYLPGAKVVNAIEVSTRKKYTLVSERVPGFFSVVIKDKKPFEYKLNVRFDNGDEVTYFDPYVFEPVIDPIDISLFNEGKHYSIYEKMGAHPMTVDGVEGVLFAVWAPNADRVSVVGNFNNWDGRRHPMRKLDYSGIYELFIPGKLVGEIYKYEIKAKSGQVFMKSDPYAFSNEVRPANASRIVDISYKWKDTAWMEKRETKDTDAQPMAIYEMHLGSWKRPTDGREFYNYRDIASLLADYLLMMNYNYVELMPIMEHPYDPSWGYQVTGYYAPTSRYGSPADFMYFVDYLHSKGIGVILDWVPAHFPKDEHGLGRFDGTALYEHEDPRRGEHPHWGTYIYNYGRNEVRNFLVANALYWAEKYHIDGIRIDAVASMLYLDYGRGDGEWLPNIYGGNENLEAIDFIKEVNSKMHELHKGVIMIAEESTAWPMMTHPVEAGGLGFDYKWNMGWMNDFLNYMKLDPLYRKYHHNDLTFSMVYAYSEKFILVLSHDEVVHEKGSMIAKMPGGYEDKFSNLRVAYGYMMTHPGKKLLFMGQEIAQFAEFNENAEVDWSLFEFDAHVFMQGYVKELNELYKTEPALYELDSSPEGFTWINCNSANTSLLSYVRKGKKESDTLLIICNFTPMEHKAYKLATPSGGRWQEIFSSDNSRYGGEGRNNKTVKQAKKAECDGQEHYISVTVPPLSISVFKKKIGK
- a CDS encoding CobW family GTP-binding protein, with product MTKIDILSGFLGAGKTTLIKKLIAEAYQGEKLVLIENEFGEIGIDGGFMKDAGVEVTEMNSGCICCSLVGDFGTALKKVIVDYAPDRVIIEPSGVGKLSDVMKAVEDAKQDADVVINSATTVVDVAKCKMYMKNFGEFFNNQVESAGTIVLSRTQNVPEKKVSDTVAMLREHNKDAAIITTPWDDIDGKVILDAMEHANTLDKLIKEAVEIARKHEEEHHHHHHDHDHEHDHEEHEHHHDHEHDHEEHEHHHEHDHEHEEHEHHHDHDHHEHGPGCTCGCHDHDHHHDHHADEVFTSWGKETAKKFADADMEQILKTLADNAEEYGIILRAKGIVPNTDGEWIHFDLTPGEYEIRKGAADYTGKLCVIGSNLKEDKLAELFGVA
- a CDS encoding AAA family ATPase — its product is MKKLILVTSPPACGKTFISRKLAKALPNCVYLDKDTLIVLSKQIFKVAGEEYNRSSDFFQREIRDYEYYAVLDFAFEALEYNDTVLINAPFTDEIRDNEYLDNLRAKLKEKDAELFVVWVHTDVEVCHERMIKRASDRDAWKLAHWDEYIATQNFKQPDNIPELFVFNNSSEEDYKKSIDAAVKAIRG
- a CDS encoding phosphoglycerate dehydrogenase; the protein is MAKINCLNPIAACGMDLFNDTYEVVDDFAAADAVLVRSAAMHDLELSDNLLAIARAGAGVNNIPLDKCADKGIVVFNTPGANANGVKELVIAGLLLASRDLMGGYNWVKENASDENIAKTVEKQKKHYAGCEIMGKKLGVIGLGAIGAKVANIAFRLGMEVYGYDPYVSVDAAWRLSSHVKHIKNVEDIYKECDYITVHVPALDSTKGMINKDAFAMMKDGVKVLNFARDILVNDDDMIEALASGKVAKYVTDFPNAKIAGVDNVITLPHLGASTEESEDNCAVMAVKEIVDFVENGNIKNSVNYPACDAGKCSEAARVCVCHKNIPNMITQFTGAFASKGINVSDMVSKSKGDYAYSVFDISEKADEDTVKSISSIDGVLKVRVIQ